The genomic stretch CCGGAGGAGCCGGTGAGTCATGTTAGCCCCATCTTTCGAATTGACGATCCTGATGAATGGTGTAGACATTATTGAGCTGGGTCTCCCATTCACCGACCCTATCGCAGATGGTCCTACCATCCAGAAATCGAATCTGAAGGCCCTCAAAAATGGGGTCACCATTACCTCCATGTTGGAGATGGTGCGGGAGGCCCGCCGGAAAGGACTCAAGACCCCCGTCCTCTTCATGGGCTATTACAACCCCCTTTTACGCTATGGGGAGTCCCAAATCCTGGCCGATTGCAAGGATGCCGGAGTCAATGGTTTCATTATTGTTGATTTGCCACCAGAAGACGCGATTCGCTTCCGCAATGGCTGTACCAAGATGGGGTACGTACTACCCTCTGGAATAGGGAAGTTTCAAGTGATAGGTTTATTGACTCCATTGACAGTCTCTCCTACGTCCCACTGATCGCTCCTTCCACTACAGAAGAGCGCATGAAGGCTCTCTGCAGTATGGCGGATTCTTTCATTTATCTTGTGTCCCGTATGGGCGTCACCGGTGCTACGGGGACCCTCAACACAGAGCTTCCGGCGCTCATCCAGCGCGTCAAGAGCCTCTCCGGCAATGTCCCCGTCGCAGTTGGATTTGGAATCAGCACGCGGGAGCATTTTCTAAGCGTGACCTCCATCGCCGACGGTGCTGTCATTGGTAGTCAAGTGATCAACATCCTGGCTGACGCCCCAGCCGGGCAGGCCGCTCAGGCAGTTGAGGACTACTGTTCAAAGATCACACAAAGGAAAGTCTCTGCAGATGCATCGACTACAATCAGCGGGACAACCGAAGCAAAGGCGGTCGCCCTAACCGATGACGCAGAGGCAGCCGTGGCCGATGGACCAGGACGGTTCGGTATTTTCGGTGGTCAATATGCCCCCGAGGCCCTGACAACGTGTCTCGCTGAACTCGAGGCCGGTTTCCAGGCAGCTCTCGATGACCCGACCTTTTGGGAGGAATATCGGTCGTACTATCCTTACATGGGCCGTCCATCGAGCCTTCACCAAGCGACACGCCTGACTGAGCACATCGGTGGTGCAAACATCTGGCTAAAACGGGAAGACCTGAACCACACCGGATCTCACAAGATTAATAATGCCTTGGGTCAGATACTCATCGCTCGTCGGTTAGGTAAGACGGAGATTATCGCTGAAACGGGCGCCGGTCAACATGGTGTCGCGACTGCCACCGTATGTGCTAAATTTGGCATAAAATGTACTATCTACATGGGTGCGGAGGATGTCCGTCGACAGGCCTTGAATGTATTCCGGATCCGCTTGCTAGGCGCCACGGTGATCCCCGTCGAATCGGGATCGCGTACCCTCCGTGATGCCGTAAATGAAGCCTTCCGCGCGTGGATTGTCCGTCTGGATACCACCCACTATATTATCGGGTCTGCCATTGGGCCCCATCCCTTCCCTACTATGGTCAGGACTTTCCAGAGTGTGATCGGTAATGAAACCAAGGCTCAGATGCAAGAGCTGGGCAAGAGTCCGGATGCCGTTGTTGCCTGTGTTGGTGGAGGATCTAATTCTGTTGGCATGTTCTACCCCTTTTCCAAGGATCTCTCTGTCCAGCTGGTTGGTGTAGAAGCCGCCGGAGATGGGTTAGACACGGACCGACACTCCGCCACACTGACTGGAGGCTCTGTAGGCGTGCTGCATGGCGTTCGCACATATATCCTACAGGACGAGCACGGCCAGATCTCCGACACTCATTCCATTTCCGCCGGGCTGGATTACCCCGGAGTTGGACCGGAACTGGCCCACTGGAAGGAAAGTAAGCGGGCAACATTCCTGTCCGCTACTGATGCCCAGGCCTTTGAGGGCTTCCGCCTCCTGAGCCAGTTGGAAGGCATTATCCCTGCGTTGGAAACTTCTCACGCTGTGTGGGGTGCTATTCAGACAGCCAAAAAGCTGGGACCTGGCAAGGACCTCGTCTTGTGTTTGAGTGGTCGCGGAGATAAGGACGTGCAGAGCGTGGCTGATGGATTGCCCACGATTGGACCCCAGATTGGATGGGACTTGCGGTTCTAAAAATGTGATTCTCACTCTGCACGTATAAAAGCTTTATTAGCCTAAAAGGTTAGATACCTCGATAAATAGAATGATGATACGCCATAACTTCGACGATTTGCGTAGTATAAACTAGTTTCAATCCTCTGATATTTCCCATAGCCTCAACAGTGTGGAGGCCTCCCCGGGGTATAAGGCGGCCATCGATGAGTTTAGTGGTATCCTGGTCGAAAactttctcctttgctgTATGTGATAAGAGGTTCTTTGGGTTGCTTTCCATACTAAAGCTATTGTCAACTTATATATAATCTGCATACCAATcctttctgtttttgttgtttttaCGACAAAGGGCTTTACCGTGTCAcctgaatatatatatatatgcctCACGACCAGACCACAAACTATATATAAGGTAGTTACGACGACAACTCAAATAACGCAGCCCTAATAGCGAAGCACTAGAGAGACTGTTACTGGCAACAAAAAGGAACATATATTTGAGATACATTAAAAATCTGGAGGTAAAAAAAtctccccgactgggagtcgaacccaggtctcccgcgcTTGTTCTCGTATGAGAtgacaagcggaaatcatgaccgttagaccatcgaggatTAGTCATTGGAAAGAAGTCTGATAAAACGCTTTATAAAGCAAAACGTACGACTTTATCGCCAATATACCGGGAAAATCCAATGAACTCAGCTATCACAATGGCTATACTCCCTAGTATATTTGCTAAAAGCTAACATAGGACTGAACATGCTGCATGGTAGATCCTTAAAAGACCTATCCAGGATGTTTGCCGTTATACCTTTTCGATTGTAGGCTTTTCGAGGGGTGTCTACGGCGAGCTCGACATTACAATGTATATTGACGCCAGAGTTGATTTCTACCTTCACTTAAGAAAACGGATTTCCATCACACAGAAGGGTGATTTGCCCCCATAGCAGCACACCTGGGGATGGGTAAATACAGAATAATGTCCTACGGATCTAATATCATGAATTCTCGGCCCAAGTGCCTTCACTAGAAGCGTCAATCTTAATTCGCTCCAATGAACGCAGTCCAAAGACAAACGTCCCTAAGGCGGCAGCTGGCAATGGCGTTCCATTCGCGAGTTTCCCGTGGTAATCTCCGTGTGTGATACAGACCTCTCAGTAAGTGACACGGTGAGTCCTGTGAAGAAAGGTAGATTACTTAAAACAATCCAGTGTCTGCGGTGTTTCCTAAGCCGCGTAATCGTCAATCTATCTCAGATTCTGATGCTCTTCGGGTGGAATTGCTGGCCCGGGCTTTTACAGTGCAGCGGAGGAAAGTGACTAGTTGAACCCTATACTAACACAATGGTGTAGCAGCTAGGTGTGGTAGCGATTCTATTTTTATTGCTTcacagtacggagtacggagttCCATCAAAGCAAGTGTGCCACTACCTTACAAAGATTTGTGGCTTGGTAGTGGCATTTTGCAGAAGCAGATACTGCTTTGAAGTctgtgatgaagatgatacCAGACCAACGCCCTAACGGGTCTATTGATCTACGATTCTAAGTTACACTAGCGGGCTAGTCTTGAGGCCAGTCTTTGGCCTTAGTTACCTGACTTTCTCACTCGGAGCCATACTACTTTCGGAGAAAACGACGAGATTCACTCATGTAACTCACATCGCCCCTAGAAGAGCGAAAATACTGTACTCCCTGAAAAGATGGTTGATTCAATGTCCCGATAGTAGCCCCTACTTTTGTGACATGAAAACTCTACCCCGTACCTTGTATATGCTTATTCGGGATTCGACTCCACACCAGCTGGCAAGCACGCCAACTGCCGTCACAGAGGACCGGCGTGTCAGACAAAATTAGCTATATGACAGAGGGAGAGTACCTGTTCCTCCGTGCATAAATCTAAATCCATGCCAAACGCCCTTAGACCTCAGCTTTCCACCTATCCGATCATCTCTCTTCGACGATCCTTACTCTTCTCTGCAATAAATCCGAAACAGCCATTACTTCAGCATCGGTCCGTCAACCTCGGATCCAATAGTCCAGACCTTAAGTCCAGAAATTAGGCTAACCCATTGCCTTGCTTGTTGGCACTGGCAATTTGGAATGAGATTCCAGAGGCTTAGCGGAGGCTTGAGCGGATCTGATAAGAAGTTAGCATAAAATTAATGCTAACTTAGCGTTCATTTGATTATGGACACTTTGCCTAAAGGGTGGCGGGAAGTCAATTCAATTCGATTGTTTCATTGTTGAGCTAATAGTGGAGACATATAGCTGACGACGACTGTGCCTTTATACTCAATTGTATGGATGTGATGGCGCTTTTGAGACATTTTGTGCCGCATACCTCTTAAAATGGTTTGCTACTATATCACGTATTTAGTGAAGATTTAGAAACACACTATGGAGCAGAGGGTGTAATTTTCGGTAGCAGAGAGGCAATACTTGGGGGTTTAAGGGAGGTTCCAGGGTAGCACAACCTTGCTAGAACAGAGTTCATAGGTAATGAACCGGTTATCCAGAAGATCCACAAGACTATAGGCTATATGTGCCGAATCAAGGTCACTAAGCTCGGTACCGGCATTAGAAGCGACATATTATACCAGGGGACTGAGTCAGGGCTATTGGAGGGACGGCTCCGGCCTCAAGGCTCAGGCAGCCGTCCGTGCGTGATTTTTCCGCATTTCCTGTGCGTCGTCAATCCAATTCCATTCAATCTACTTCTGACTCCCAACGCCATCTTATTTCCATCACTCGGAATTCCCGACTCCATACGCGCCTTCTCCCTCCAATAACGGTCGCAGGATCCAGTCCCGACCGTTTCTAGGCCAGAACAGCCCGTTTCATAACCGCTATGTCGGTTTTCTTCGACACTCTGGACAGGATTTAGCCAGCACCTACTGTCGGGCCATCAGCCACATTAGTCCAGTGGCTGCTTCAGGATGGAGCCGTTGATCGTCGGGACTACGTACTCTTAGTTGGGATTAACTTCGGTTACTAGCGCCAAGAAACTCTCCAGTGCCGACTTCGCACCACATGGTCTGACGTGGACGCGACCAAGATGATTACGGATATGCTGGCGCTTGTGCTGTCCCACACCCCTTTCCAGGGGCTCAAACAGAGGTCGTCTTAAGTTTTGGTCGGTTGCACCAATAGGGATAATTCGATGGCCCGTTAAACCTTGCGGTGGATTATAATGTCGATCTAAGCTGCAGTCCATTGGTTTGTCAATGTGATTGGTTGTCAATTGTCGCTTGGTGGGTCTATTCTTCATGGACACAACGATCTCCGTCTCGAATTCCATGAGAGGAAACGCTGTAGGTTAGGGTTGGCTGGCCCAGTGCAAAGGCGTGGCTCTCATGCTTCCGGATGGCTCCAAAGATCACGTCATGAGCTGGAGAATTAGATGTCGATTTGGGCAGGATGGTGTGCGATTTCATCATTGCCCCCGTATCTCAGACCCTTCTTTTCAGGGTACACTCAGGGTATACGCAGGGTATACTCAAGCTGGACCCTGTGGGAGTATTCTTGGATCTTATTCCAACATCGACTGGAAAACTGGCACTCATAAAAACAAGGCGGCCATTGCGGCCTGACTACACTCTTAGGGCTACAGGCAATTTTATCCGAACGTGCCCCAggccgtggagaagaaatcccATTCGGGGAATGATACACAGGACTCAACCTGATTCTGATATGGTTCCATGATGTTCCACCTCTCAATATTAGGTTTGGCGTGCCTGAAAGCGAACCCGTGTAGTCCAAGCTTGTGATCGACCTCCACCTTTGATGAGGTGCTCCTGGCTAACCGCTCTTCATCAGTTTTTTCAAGCTCTCGGCATTCTGATGCCCCCCGATTATCGAGTTTATAAAGACCTTCAACTCTCCCATGGATTTAGATCTTTCTTCATGACCAACCTCATCAGCTTTCGTTAAGTGAATCTGGCATTCCTTAAAAGCACTCCTTTGAAAACCTATCTTATACTTTAATTACTTTCATTCTTTAACAACTATCcaaaatgaagttctccaACGCTGCTgctcttggccttgtggGCTGTGCCCTTGCCTTGCCCAAGCACATCGAGAGCGGCGACGGCCAGTCTCTCCCTAACTTCCCATTCGGCACTCCGTCTGAGGGCCAGCCCCAGGAGGGCGGCGAGGGtagtttccccttccctgGCCCTAGCGGTACATTCCCATCCGGCTTTCCCACTCCCTCCGGCGGTGCTGGCTTCCCTGTTCCCAGCGGGCAGCCTGATTTCCCCGCTCCCTCCGGCGGAGCAGGATTCCCTGACCAGTCATTCGACAAGCGGTACGAAGGTGAAGGCTTCCCCTTCCCCGTCCCCTCCGGCTTCCCCACCGGCATTCCATCGGGCTTCCCAATCCCCTCCGGGTTTCCTACCGGCTTTCCTACCGGCTTTCCTACCGGCTTTCCATCGGGTATCCCATCCGGCTTCCCCATTCCCTCCGGCTTCCCAATTCCCTCGGGATCGCCATCCAGCGGCTGGCCCTTCGGAGGCTGGCCCTTCGGCGGCTTCGAAAAGCGACAAGCCCAGGGCACCGACGAGGGCAACGACAACGAGGGTGAAGGCGACGACTCATCCTTCCCCGCTCCATCCGGCTTCCCTACCCCCAGCGGTCCGGTTCCTTCTGGCGCTACTCCCAGCGGTTTCCCCGGTGGTCACCACGGTGAGGGCCATCACGGCGAGGGCCACCACGGCGGTAAGGGTCACCATGGCGGTAAGGGTCACCATGGCGAGGGTCACGGCCCTAAGCCTACTGGAACCTTGCCTTCCGGTTTCCCTCAGCCTTCTGGTGGCGAAGGTCCTCGTCCCACTCCGTCTGGGTCTTTCCCTGCGCCTAGTGGTGGGGcgtttcctttctttgcttaGGTGATTGATCTCTCTCttcgctctctttctctctctgaGTGAGTGTTAGAGGTAAGGGTTGAACTTGGGTTTTGGGGCTGAGTTGGGTGTGAATGGGATTGTGGAATGTGGAATGAGGTGGTGGTTTGTGATAGGGGCTGGTAGATGTGTGTCTTGTATGTAGGGGTTGCAATGAAGATGTGTATGGTGGATTGtgtgtttcttgtttgtgaACTGTAGGGTATATCTGTTGTATGGGCTATTCATTGATGTACTCTACTGCGTAGAGGTGCATTTGATGCACTTGTAAGCTACTATTCTACCAGAAGCGTTCAATAAATACAGCGCGTAGAGGAATAGCAATATGTGCAGAAAACCTAAGCTTAAACTTTGCATTCAATACCCAGAAACAACTTCCCTTAAGTCCAACTAAAAAAACCCAACATCAACTCTATATCAATTTGGCCGTGCTCTAGACACCAAGATTACTATCCGGGACATAACAACCTACGTAAATACATCCGTCGCATACCTCTCCTCAGTCTTCAAACTATCCAAATACTCCTCAGCAGCCACGTCCTCGTCCCCATCGGAGCCATTCTCCAGCACCTCGCGACATCTCTCAATGAACATATCTTTGAATACCTGGCGGATACCCTGCCCGACACTCATTCCGCCACACACATAGATGCGTGCTCCCTGGTCAATCAACTCAAGTAACTCGTTACGATCCTCAAACAGCAAATCCTGAACATGACGTCCCTGCGATCTATCAGTCGGCCGACTATACGCCCATCGGACATCAACAGCACCCTGGCGAGTCCATTCGTCTAGCTCACTCGCATGAATATCATCTTTGCCCTTTGTGCGGCAGCCGATGTATAATATAGCTCTTGCTGGTTTACCTATCTCGGGATGGTCATCGTCGGAAAGTAGTTCGGTGCCTCGTCCGCGGATCCTTTCCGCGCGATCCATGATGAACCCGCGGAAAGGGGCTAGACCGCTTCCTGCGCATGCCATTATCATCGGTGTTTCCTCTTTCAAGGGGGGTTTGAAGCCTTTGTTGTTCGAGGCGCGGATGGAAATTTGAACGCGGTCTCCCGCTTGAAGTTCGGAGAGGTATGTGGATGCGACTCCTACGAATcgtttgttttctgttgATAGGTGGGGTGAGTTTAGCACTGAGAATGTGATAGTGCAGTCGGATCGGCTGGCTagtggggatgatgagattgagTATTGGCGCGCTCGCAAGGGGGGTAGCATTTCGAGGAAAGTGCTCAGTGGTAGGTTGATGGAAGGATGGCGTATGAGAATGTCGAGGGGGCTTAGGCGGTTGTTGATGACTTCTTCAGTGAAGCGGTTAGGGCTGGAGGCGAGTGACTGTAGCTCTGCTTGAGCGTCTGTATCTGTGGTAGCTGCGTCTGCGAGGGTGATTAGGTCTCGTTTGGATGCTGGTTGGGATAGCTCCACGTATGTTGAAAAGAGCTCGAAGGCGGAGATGGGTGTCTCTAGGGGCATGTTCGTGATGCCATCTGAAGCATGCGACGGCTTCCTGACTGTAAGCATAGAGTCCCACGATATGTTAAAACGACGGATTGCGCGGCAGACAACATGAGCTGGGTTTACAGGTAGTACGATGAGATAATCTCCACATTGGTAGGTTGTATCTGGTGGTAGTTTGAATCGTAGCATTCTCTTGGCGGGCACGTCGGGTGTTGTGAGTAGTTTGTTTTCGAGCACGTATCCTTCCTGCAACTGAAGGCCCAATGTGAAAGCTCGCATGCTCGAACTAACGTCAACATGTAAGGCAGACTTGGATTGTACGTCTCCCTCGGATGATGCACGGCCAAACTTCAAATTGATGGCCGGCCAGAGAATGAGCTCGCTCCAGGTATCGAAATCAGAGAACATGTCTGAATTGGCTGCATCGGCCATACCCATGTCACATAAGCGGGTTCCGCCGTGCTTCTCTATAAGATCATTGGTAGCTTTGGGAATACGTAGAAACGTGGCTGACCAGTCATCTGATAGTCCCGGCTCATTAGCAAATACACAGTCAAGAGCAACTGCATGACAACTATCAAGCGGAGAAGGATAGCTCACGATGGCCACATCCGAATACACAATAATTAACTCCATCCAGCTCAGCTTTCTTTAGCCCGTTCAGCCATTCGAAGAAATGGGCAGCGTTATCAGGAGGCTGCCCCTCGTACGTTGCGGTAATGAAGATGACAGGGTTGTCTCTGGGAATGTTCTCCATGGCTGAGTTCAGACTTTCGACTCTGGTTGCAAAACCGTATCCCATAGAGTCCTTAGCTAGCCTTCGAGCCAGAGCTTCACAGGTACCAGTATTACTACCAAAGAATATATGCATAGGCCTCAAATGAAAACGTAAATCTGTGTTAGGTTTATACTCCCCATTGAGTATCTGAGGAGCATGAGACAAAAGATCGCCACCGCTGTTCAAGACGCTCGCTAGCTTGGCTGCATCTAGACCTCTTCGAAGCGTTGCCTTCATTTGGAAGCCGTCAGGCTTGATTGATAGTGACTGCTTGATTCGAAGATCATAGCTGGGATTCTCCATCTCAAAATTGAGATTTTGCAGCAACATGGCCACCACAAGCAACATCTCTTGCCAAGCAAATGGGCGGCCGATGCATCCTCTCATACCGTTCCCAAATGGCTTCCACGCATTCTTAGGGAGGTCTTCAAAGTTTTTATCCAGCATTCTCTCTGGCTTGAACTCCTCTGCATCATCACCAAAGACCTTCGGATCCCGATGTACCTTTCCCATGATAAGAACCACAGGCTCATCGTTGTTTAAAGCATACTTGCCCTTCCCTAAAGTTACTGGATCTTCATGGTTTTTAGTAGGGTGGGGATGAAAAGCGATTAAAGGAACTGGAGCCTGAAGCCGCAGTGTCTCTCTCAGTGAGGCTGCAATGTAGGGCAATTTTGACAAATCCTCCACTATAATCTTTCGTTGACCGACTACCGTGTCGACTTCTTCCTGTGCTCTCTGGTATGCATGCGGGTTCTTAAGCAAATAGTAGAAAAGGAATGTCAGTGTGGCAGATGTCGTCTCATGTCCTATGCGAAAGGTCAGTAATTAGGGTAACAAACCCACACATACCCCCTTACCTGCGACAAGGAATGTTATCatattgttgatgattgagTCGTCGCTGAGATGCTGGCCAGTCTGGAGGTCTTGACCAAGGATAAGGGCATTAAGAAGGTCCTTCTTGTCTATTGGATTGTTTCTCCGTGCATCGACTAGCTCCTGAGACAACGTTCGCAGAAGACTGATATCACTCCAgtattttttattttccctcGTAGGCAGGTTGTTAAGAAGTGTCGAACGGAAAGTCCTATCTGAGGATCCCTGTAGCAACGTAGCCACTGCCTTGATAAAAGGATGCAAATCTTCACTGTAAAAAGAATTGAACCTAGTTCCCATGGAACAGAGCGCGATAGTGTCCAGCGTTAAGCGAGTGAAGTCATCATTGGCCATTATGGTCGCAGAAGACCCCTGCCGTGCCCATTTAAGAGCAAGCTGGCTTGCAATGTCGTACATGTCTATATGTTGTCAAGCTTCCGATTATCAGGTAGTGTTTGGCACAGTGGAAAAACACACCTTCATACATAGCTCGAATCATCAACGGTCCAAAAGCAGGAACCAGGACGCGATGTGCAATTGCCCAGTTATCCTCTCCAGGATAATCTGCAGTAAACAGACCATCTTGAACGCCGTTTCGAATCTCTCTCAATCCAGCGGTCACAACCTTGGTGAATCGTTCCTCATCGCAAATTTCGTCGACGAGTTCGTAAGTGCTTATGAACACTCTTGAGGCTCCGGCGAGGTTCAGCCGAAAGATTGGACCTTATAATGCGTATAATTAGCGGTGCCAAAAGATATGCTTGGTATAATGGGACTGAACAGAGCTACGGCAACCAAAGCAGTAGAATGCGTGCTTGTTGGGATATACCATATGTTTCCGCCAGCCGCTGAAAGCTTTTCTCCGGTGCCTCTGAATCAACATCCAGAATGTTTCCCAACAGAGGAAGGCCTCGGGGCTCTGGAATTGGAATGAGCTTCGTCTCTTCCATGGCGAGTCAGACAGAAATTATGTCAATCTTTAGTATCTCGGGACGAAGGATTGGTGACAGCTAACTAAATGTATCACTCCGAGCTTCCCATGTGAGCACTGCCGGTATACGACTCTGTTAAGCCAGGACAACTGATTGAAAGGCAATTGGTGTCTATCAGGGCGAACAGGTAAGATCTCGGAAACCAAGGGCGGACATATGGGATCATGCTAAGCATTGGGAAGAATGTCTTAGAATTCTTTTTATGAATCAACCATGGACAGCTGAGCCACTCATAGGATGCGGGCTCTTCTCAGCATTACCGTTTGACAAGGTATGTAGAGCCCCGGCAGATGATGGTTTTGCTTACTTTGTCTGCTCTATGTGTTTTATGTGGCGCCGAAGAGAAGCACCACAGCACAGAATTGGGCTGATCCAAAGTATATTGTCTTCAAGAAAAGGGGCGTCTTCTGTTGTACAATTGTTGAAGCATTACTTCTCCTGGGTAACCGGATATGTTTCACCCCGGTTCCTGCCAGAAGGATGTTTGCTATCTCGGTCATATATGTACCTGCATTTTATAGCTGTCTTTTGCAGCAATTATAAATTATGTTGACCGCATTACACGTGGCGTTGTCATTGAGGATCAGGTGTGTTTCACCGTTGaatccatcatcatcctcacaGGAAATAGTCGGCTTGATACATGACGAGCGGAACGAAGATACTCCGcgatctttcttctctatacGGAGTCTTTCGCCCATTGGACGCAAGATGATTTCCCCGCTAGTCATGCGACAAGATACTGCGTGATTCCAGCGAGACGACTTAGAAATTGTTTATTCTGTGCGCATATTGATAAGCCAGCGGCATATCTTTTAGCACAGTACACTGTGTTTGGTGAACGAGACAAAGTATTCATTAGTTGTTTCCTGCTCGATGTACCTACAGACAAGCAGTAGAATTCGGAGACCGTGCTCGGCGGAGATAGAAAATAGCCGAATGGTGATAGCGTCGAAATGGTATATTATTCGACCACCGCTCGGTCACATTCGCACAATGCCGAGGTGAGCACCAGGCAGAAATTGAGTCACGGAGTTGTGCCGTTCTTCCGAACAAGACCACGTATAAATATAATGGATGGGTCAAAGTATCACGAGTGATTAGTATTGACAAAGCATGTGACTGGCCCTTCAGGCAACGTGACTTATAATACGAACATTTTCCCAGCTCTGACAATACTCGATTATAATGAATCGAGTACTCAATTCATCCAGGCACGTGACTAGAATATCTGCGAAATTGAGTATTATGACAACCAACAACACCCTCGGTGGTACTTCGGCCAATTACTCGATTGAATCTGCCACCATTGATCGGACCACCTTCACGTCGAAAGATACGGTGGAGTACGTATGGAAAGGCCTGGGTCTTCCTGAGGAGActcttcgatctcttcaCATAGATGGGAATGAGCTAGGT from Aspergillus oryzae RIB40 DNA, chromosome 1 encodes the following:
- a CDS encoding uncharacterized protein (tryptophan synthase beta chain), giving the protein MEHLKQTFAQCQQEGRPALVTYVTAGFPTAEETPDIMLGMQAGGADIIELGLPFTDPIADGPTIQKSNLKALKNGVTITSMLEMVREARRKGLKTPVLFMGYYNPLLRYGESQILADCKDAGVNGFIIVDLPPEDAIRFRNGCTKMGLSYVPLIAPSTTEERMKALCSMADSFIYLVSRMGVTGATGTLNTELPALIQRVKSLSGNVPVAVGFGISTREHFLSVTSIADGAVIGSQVINILADAPAGQAAQAVEDYCSKITQRKVSADASTTISGTTEAKAVALTDDAEAAVADGPGRFGIFGGQYAPEALTTCLAELEAGFQAALDDPTFWEEYRSYYPYMGRPSSLHQATRLTEHIGGANIWLKREDLNHTGSHKINNALGQILIARRLGKTEIIAETGAGQHGVATATVCAKFGIKCTIYMGAEDVRRQALNVFRIRLLGATVIPVESGSRTLRDAVNEAFRAWIVRLDTTHYIIGSAIGPHPFPTMVRTFQSVIGNETKAQMQELGKSPDAVVACVGGGSNSVGMFYPFSKDLSVQLVGVEAAGDGLDTDRHSATLTGGSVGVLHGVRTYILQDEHGQISDTHSISAGLDYPGVGPELAHWKESKRATFLSATDAQAFEGFRLLSQLEGIIPALETSHAVWGAIQTAKKLGPGKDLVLCLSGRGDKDVQSVADGLPTIGPQIGWDLRF
- a CDS encoding extracellular proline-rich protein (predicted protein), with product MKFSNAAALGLVGCALALPKHIESGDGQSLPNFPFGTPSEGQPQEGGEGSFPFPGPSGTFPSGFPTPSGGAGFPVPSGQPDFPAPSGGAGFPDQSFDKRYEGEGFPFPVPSGFPTGIPSGFPIPSGFPTGFPTGFPTGFPSGIPSGFPIPSGFPIPSGSPSSGWPFGGWPFGGFEKRQAQGTDEGNDNEGEGDDSSFPAPSGFPTPSGPVPSGATPSGFPGGHHGEGHHGEGHHGGKGHHGGKGHHGEGHGPKPTGTLPSGFPQPSGGEGPRPTPSGSFPAPSGGAFPFFA
- a CDS encoding bifunctional cytochrome P450/NADPH--P450 reductase (sulfite reductase, alpha subunit (flavoprotein)), which encodes MEETKLIPIPEPRGLPLLGNILDVDSEAPEKSFQRLAETYGPIFRLNLAGASRVFISTYELVDEICDEERFTKVVTAGLREIRNGVQDGLFTADYPGEDNWAIAHRVLVPAFGPLMIRAMYEDMYDIASQLALKWARQGSSATIMANDDFTRLTLDTIALCSMGTRFNSFYSEDLHPFIKAVATLLQGSSDRTFRSTLLNNLPTRENKKYWSDISLLRTLSQELVDARRNNPIDKKDLLNALILGQDLQTGQHLSDDSIINNMITFLVAGKGVCVGHETTSATLTFLFYYLLKNPHAYQRAQEEVDTVVGQRKIIVEDLSKLPYIAASLRETLRLQAPVPLIAFHPHPTKNHEDPVTLGKGKYALNNDEPVVLIMGKVHRDPKVFGDDAEEFKPERMLDKNFEDLPKNAWKPFGNGMRGCIGRPFAWQEMLLVVAMLLQNLNFEMENPSYDLRIKQSLSIKPDGFQMKATLRRGLDAAKLASVLNSGGDLLSHAPQILNGEYKPNTDLRFHLRPMHIFFGSNTGTCEALARRLAKDSMGYGFATRVESLNSAMENIPRDNPVIFITATYEGQPPDNAAHFFEWLNGLKKAELDGVNYCVFGCGHHDWSATFLRIPKATNDLIEKHGGTRLCDMGMADAANSDMFSDFDTWSELILWPAINLKFGRASSEGDVQSKSALHVDVSSSMRAFTLGLQLQEGYVLENKLLTTPDVPAKRMLRFKLPPDTTYQCGDYLIVLPVNPAHVVCRAIRRFNISWDSMLTVRKPSHASDGITNMPLETPISAFELFSTYVELSQPASKRDLITLADAATTDTDAQAELQSLASSPNRFTEEVINNRLSPLDILIRHPSINLPLSTFLEMLPPLRARQYSISSSPLASRSDCTITFSVLNSPHLSTENKRFVGVASTYLSELQAGDRVQISIRASNNKGFKPPLKEETPMIMACAGSGLAPFRGFIMDRAERIRGRGTELLSDDDHPEIGKPARAILYIGCRTKGKDDIHASELDEWTRQGAVDVRWAYSRPTDRSQGRHVQDLLFEDRNELLELIDQGARIYVCGGMSVGQGIRQVFKDMFIERCREVLENGSDGDEDVAAEEYLDSLKTEERYATDVFT